One segment of Salvelinus fontinalis isolate EN_2023a chromosome 42, ASM2944872v1, whole genome shotgun sequence DNA contains the following:
- the LOC129841562 gene encoding GTPase IMAP family member 9-like has protein sequence MNSKESQSGIQLLTQNEEFRIVLVGKTGAGKSAAGNTILGKTVFTSTFSSISQTKDCKKTRGKVGEQSVAVIDTPGLFDTSFSNEESLKKIAKCISFSAPGPHVFLVVIQLGRFTEEEQKTLEIIKRFFGDEASKYTMVLFTHGDLLVDNDVTIEQFLLKNSDLDSVHSQCSGGYHVFNKKDKNPSQVTELLEKINKMVKVNGGSHYTTEMFQEAEREIEEEKNRILRENEEKIRREEEKLKKEKMKQEAREKELKEENERILRENKEQKHRHEEELKKMKQEAQEKAITEEKKRIQREKEERRLREEELEKMKLEKEAKEKEIKEVREKHEREARERAEGENGFIDGFIKRVIEPVVKAVKGACGIQ, from the exons ATGAACAGCAAAGAGTCTCAGTCTG GAATCCAACTGCTTACACAAAATGAGGAGTTCCGCATTGTTCTGGTCGGGAAGACAGGAGCTGGGAAAAGTGCTGCAGGAAACACCATTCTAGGGAAAACAGTTTTCACATCAACATTTTCCTCTATTTCTCAGACAAAAGACTGTAAAAAGACAAGAGGGAAGGTGGGTGAGCAAAGTGTAGCTGTTATTGACACCCCAGGTTTGTTTGATACTTCATTTTCCAATGAGGAGTCACTGAAAAAGATTGCTAAATGCATCTCTTTCTCTGCACCTGGTCCCCATGTGTTCCTGGTTGTGATCCAACTGGGAAGATTCACTGAAGAGGAGCAGAAAACTCTGGAGATAATTAAGAGATTCTTTGGTGATGAAGCATCGAAATACACCATGGTTCTCTTCACACATGGAGACCTTCTTGTTGATAATGATGTTACAATTGAACAGTTCCTGCTTAAAAATTCAGATCTGGATAGTGTACATTCCCAATGCAGTGGGGGATATCATGTCTTCAACAAGAAAGATAAGAATCCCTCCCAGGTCACTGAGCTGCTTGAGAAGATAAACAAGATGGTGAAGGTGAATGGAGGAAGCCACTACACCACTGAGATGTTCcaggaggctgagagagagattgaagaaGAGAAGAACAGGATCCTGAGAGAGAATGAAGAGAAGATacgcagagaggaggagaaactgAAGAAAGAAAAAATGAAACAAGAGGCTCGGGAGAAAGAGCTtaaagaggagaatgagaggatCCTGAGAGAGAACAAAGAGCAGAAACACAGACATGAGGAGGAACTGAAGAAAATGAAACAAGAGGCTCAGGAGAAAGCGATtacagaggagaagaagagaatccagagagagaaggaagagcggAGACTCAGGGAGGAGGAACTGGAGAAAATGAAACTGGAAAAAGAGGCTAAAGAGAAAGAAATAAAGGAGGTGAGGGAAAAACATGAAAGGGAGGCAAGAGAGAGAGCTGAAGGAGAAAATGGCTTTATAGATGGTTTTATTAAAAGAGTTATTGAACCAGTGGTGAAAGCAGTAAAAGGTGCTTGCGGTATACAATGA